Proteins from a genomic interval of Zingiber officinale cultivar Zhangliang chromosome 1B, Zo_v1.1, whole genome shotgun sequence:
- the LOC121985368 gene encoding uncharacterized protein LOC121985368, translating into MVLILDVFLEILWKPLAADVAAAFAFFVVPICVAVITGVLLGWALRPGWVTGLLGANSESRRLPVADYAQSSGPNSLAAEAVDTSADEKLIYGSQEPVVTDEDLEHLFRLVEETDGGQVWQKMMDKSLPNMTYQAWKREPKTGPPQYRSSTIYEDTAPETLREFFWDDDFRIKNGWDDMLLQYTTLKECMTTGTMVVKWVRKFPFFCSDREYIIGRRIWESGQTYYCITKGVPCSTVPRRNKPRRVDVFYSSWCIRAAESKRDGQMTACEILLFHHEDMGIPWEIAKLGVRQGMWGCVKKIEPGLRAYQAARRSDEPLSHFALMSHINTNFDAVRLSSLESSTGSSAETVEAEKPKSWASNIPRYLIVGGAVAVACSLDHGLLTKAVIFGVARRFAGIGRKS; encoded by the exons ATGGTCCTGATACTCGACGTTTTTCTGGAGATCTTATGGAAGCCCTTGGCAGCCGATGTCGCCGCCGCCTTCGCATTCTTCGTCGTCCCAATCTGCGTTGCCGTCATCACCGGAGTGCTGCTTGGATGGGCCTTGCGGCCCGGCTGGGTCACCGGGCTCCTAGGCGCCAACAGTGAATCACGGCGTTTGCCGGTGGCTGATTACGCTCAGTCATCTGGCCCCAACTCGTTGGCGGCTGAGGCGGTCGATACGAGCGCGGATGAAAAGCT GATTTACGGGAGCCAGGAACCGGTGGTGACCGACGAGGATTTGGAGCACCTGTTCCGGTTGGTGGAGGAGACAGACGGGGGGCAGGTGTGGCAGAAGATGATGGATAAGTCCTTGCCTAACATGACTTATCAAGCTTGGAAAAGAGAACCCAAG ACTGGTCCTCCACAGTATCGTAGCAGCACTATATATGAGGATACAGCACCAGAAACATTGAGGGAGTTCTTTTGGGATGATGACTTCCGGATCAAGAATGGATGGGATGATATGCTCCTCCAATATACCACATTGAAGGAGTGCATGACTACAGGGACAATGGTAGTTAAATGGGTTCGAAAG TTTCCTTTCTTCTGCAGTGACAGGGAGTATATTATTGGTCGACGCATATGGGAGTCAGGACAGACTTACTATTGCATAACAAAG GGAGTGCCATGCTCAACTGTACCTAGGCGCAACAAACCAAGACGTGTTGACGTGTTTTATTCGAGCTGGTGCATTCGTGCAG CTGAATCAAAGAGGGATGGTCAGATGACTGCTTGTGAGATTCTTCTATTTCACCATGAAGACATGGGCATTCCTTGGGAGATTGCAAAGCTAGGTGTCCGTCAGGGAATGTGGGGCTGTGTCAAGAAGATAGAACCTGGCCTTCGAGCATACCAAGCTGCCAGGAGGTCCGACGAACCATTATCACATTTTGCTTTGATGTCACATATCAACACCAATTTTGATGCTGTGCGATTGAGTTCACTTGAGAGCAGTACTGGTTCATCAGCTGAAACTGTTGAAGCAGAGAAACCAAAGAGCTGGGCTAGTAACATACCCAGGTATCTTATAGTTGGTGGTGCGGTTGCCGTCGCCTGTAGCCTTGACCATGGTTTGTTGACCAAGGCTGTCATTTTCGGTGTTGCAAGAAGGTTTGCAGGGATCGGGAGAAAATCATGA
- the LOC121985373 gene encoding uncharacterized protein LOC121985373 gives MQEMRQQNQLEMQKMRSMFLQSMRQQNHPEQIASGDICSGIGNEIGSNRDINIGAKKSDDFGHVFQSNLRNVSRGDICANTKCKLLHWSTDELVVAEGRIASTDSNTKVHHVILGGSCWKV, from the exons atgcaagaaatgaggcaACAAAATCAACTAGAAATGCAAAAAATGAGGTCTATGTTTTTACAAAGTATGAGACAACAAAATCATCCAGAACAG ATTGCTAGTGGTGACATTTGTAGCGGTATTGGGAATGAAATTGGTAGCAATAGAGATATCAATATTGGTGCAAAAAAAAGTGATGATTTTGGTCATGTTTTTCAG TCAAATTTGAGAAATGTGAGTCGTGGAGATATCTGTGCTAATACTAAATGTAAGCTGCTTCATTGGTCTACTGATGAATTAGTTGTTGCAGAAGGTCGAATTGCATCCACAGATTCAAACACAAAAGTGCATCACGTTAttcttggtggatcatgttggaaagtttaG